In Oryzias melastigma strain HK-1 linkage group LG10, ASM292280v2, whole genome shotgun sequence, a single window of DNA contains:
- the il12ba gene encoding interleukin 12Ba, which yields MKLLVLCLFSAFLLISCQNPKKQWALLPNILVVEVDGTLGQQPLSCLEEHNQSQSISWKKNGALETQTGNLYMVQLVESLGGGNYTCHSEDGSLLNYTELLIYQEDPDSRRILVKGEKEDYLNCSAQSYSGEFRCSWTWHSSRVGKVAFVIVERFSGTNSTQCSQDAVDQHWICSSGYGKVICSVDDDGRGISCLDEQHCSYAEEHHPIHVTVFVRTEHFLLESYSKFFFMSEIVKPDKVRIGRVNTTVIEWTYPSSWSRPHSYFPLTFQIAQLKGRCRKCDNSCAGVKPKHLTVQSTDSCQFKVKHRTKTVCVRAKDAFCNSQWSDWSHMTLKKIRMNKVKKKDA from the exons ATGAAGCTGCTGGTTTTGTGCCTCTTCTCTGCATTTCTACTCATCAGCTGTCAAAACCCAAAGAAGCAATGGGCCCTGCTGCCCAACA TTTTGGTCGTGGAGGTGGACGGGACTTTGGGCCAGCAGCCCCTGAGCTGTCTGGAGGAACACAATCAGAGTCAAAGTATCTCCTGGAAAAAGAATGGAGCCCTGGAGACACAGACGGGAAATCTGTACATGGTGCAGTTGGTGGAGAGTTTGGGAGGGGGCAACTACACCTGCCACAGTGAAGATGGCTCGCTCCTCAATTATACTGAGCTCCTGATTTATCAGGAGGACCCCGACAGCAGACGGATTCTTGTGAAAGGGGAAAAAG AGGACTACTTAAATTGCTCTGCTCAGAGTTACAGTGGGGAGTTCCGCTGCTCTTGGACGTGGCACAGCAGTCGCGTGGGCAAAGTGGCATTCGTCATCGTTGAACG cttttctgGCACCAATAGCACCCAGTGTTCTCAGGATGCTGTGGACCAGCACTGGATTTGCTCATCAGGTTATGGTAAAGTCATTTGCTCGGTGGACGACGACGGACGAGGGATCTCTTGCTTGGACGAGCAGCACTGCTCCTATGCCGAAGAGCACCACCCAATCCACGTCACCGTCTTTGTGAGGACGGAGCACTTCCTGCTGGAGAGCTACTCGAAATtctttttcatgtcagaaataG TGAAACCCGACAAGGTGAGAATTGGCAGAGTCAACACAACAGTGATTGAGTGGACTTACCCCAGCTCCTGGAGCAGGCCCCATTCCTACTTCCCCCTCACCTTCCAGATTGCACAACTCAAGGGCCGATGCAGAAAGTGTGACAACTCGTGCGCTGGTGTAAAACCAAAG CACCTGACAGTCCAGTCCACCGAcagctgtcagtttaaagtgaaGCACAGGACAAAGACAGTGTGCGTCCGAGCAAAAGATGCTTTCTGCAACTCACAGTGGAGCGATTGGAGCCACATGAC ATTGAAGAAAATCAGGATGaacaaagtgaagaaaaaagatgCATGA